One Octopus sinensis linkage group LG20, ASM634580v1, whole genome shotgun sequence DNA window includes the following coding sequences:
- the LOC115222659 gene encoding uncharacterized protein LOC115222659, with amino-acid sequence MNGSEEERYGGRQEDIRKTCQSLGFVALITTAFEMEISNLVQSFSCQQMNTNFLCIDHEKAFDSIEMNAVLESMEIQVAEAQCIKLFKRCELWMHNRYSSSIPIIKVPIEKGVKQGDTISPKLFTGREQLSRLRFANDME; translated from the coding sequence ATGAATGGAAGTGAGGAAGAGAGATATGGAGGAAGACAGGAGGATATCCGAAAGACTTGTCAAAGTCTGGGTTTTGTTGCCCTaataaccacagcttttgagatggAGATTTCTAACCTAGTCCAGTCGTTTTCTTGCCAGCAAATGAATACAAACTTCCTCTGTATTGATCACGAAAAGGCTTTCGATAGCATTGAGATGAACGCAGTGTTGGAATCTATGGAAATACAAGTTGCCGAGGCGCAATGCATCAAACTGTTCAAGAGATGCGAACTCTGGATGCACAACAGATATAGCTCTTCTATTCCCATAATAAAAGTTCCAATTGAGAAGGGTGTCAAGCAAGGAGATACCATCTCTCCAAAGCTCTTTACCGGGCGTGAACAATTATCACGCCTCCGTTTCGCAAATGATATGGAATAG